The Plasmodium malariae genome assembly, contig: PmUG01_00_3, whole genome shotgun sequence genome has a segment encoding these proteins:
- the PmUG01_00016000 gene encoding STP1 protein, which translates to MESCTTRDYSGLGFGAWEYIGNLEFIQTRNQILSRLASLGKKIIKEEFRKECLELTNFLIKKKDEYPKYTDKNRWVPVLRNYFGNKFDKLTQHGGCPMIFDKKEKDLLVLKYNALDFCEKNISYKNKLNTFKKGSNTYDCNNDTQCIQDCTEYEKWFISKKEYFESNRNLVSESCTFKSLSSEFPTKQCNIMNSRMLNNIPKCLYKKTQEPAKSAPKEQNEISRSKLDQVNAKDSPVSEDQSPSQVERPPDDQHSPSERQPSSLPEDPPSDQTQLQETTEENLMENSTNLDSDTQSTIIKKPDSLIHSSSPQETLGISSLQPSTGQESNADNAIGTIPAAAEVSHPKLLRTTPVDSKIQDEPIYDDEEIIKKLKIHEHNTINNTNMLKRKKDRSKTIIEVHMEVLEAFRNEEWEFKKGEFLAICLEAYKYEKHRSYPNLINGDQMENIKYSNGIEEKKIIWNKWIEKHRNLSEKLKKEDWFNNLKNEWKKEKAKLKEIEKLKYISSNENQKCSHLEREKDAWREWISNNGKIVEHYLEKDWFKGLTNEFDNILDEYENEETENRVSLINIEEMVHNKSCEELYMYIKKKLLSKLCVLVFMTILEECKKEKNVENKESYLDSSINECNSEKNSDRKYHIIENGVEKEKKVLENSENTEIFDYKEKNNFTDEIKDWIGEDDTHVNSI; encoded by the exons ATGGAAAGTTGTACTACCCGG GACTACAGTGGTTTAGGTTTTGGAGCATGGGAATACATTGGGAATCTAGAATTTATACAAACTCGAAATCAAATTTTATCTCGCCTTGCTTCTTTAggaaaaaagataattaaaGAAGAATTCAGGAAAGAATGCTTAGAACTgactaattttttaattaagaaaaagGATGAATATCCTAAATATACTGATAAAAATCGTTGGGTTCCAGTTCTTAGGAATTATTTTGGAAATAAATTTGACAAGCTTACTCAACATGGTGGTTGTCCTATGATTTTTgataagaaagaaaaagatcttttagtattaaaatataatgcgTTAGACTTctgtgaaaaaaatatatcatataaaaataagctAAATACCTTCAAAAAGGGAAGTAATACATATGATTGTAATAATGATACTCAGTGTATACAAGATTGTACAGAATATGAGAAGTGgtttataagtaaaaaagaatattttgaGAGTAATAGAAATCTCGTTAGTGAAAGTTGCACATTTAAAAGCTTGTCATCAGAATTTCCGACAAAACAATGCAACATAATGAATTCCAGaatgttaaataatattccTAAATGCCTATATAAGAAAACACAGGAACCTGCTAAATCTGCACCTAAAGAACAAAACGAAATAAGCAGATCCAAATTAGATCAAGTCAATGCTAAAGATTCGCCAGTATCTGAAGATCAAAGTCCATCACAAGTGGAACGTCCACCTGATGACCAACATAGTCCATCTGAACGTCAACCAAGCAGTTTACCTGAAGATCCACCTTCAGATCAAACTCAACTTCAGGAAACAACTGAAGAGAATTTAATGGAAAATTCAACTAATTTAGATTCTGATACACAAAGTACAATTATTAAGAAACCAGATTCTCTTATACATTCATCATCCCCACAGGAAACATTAGGCATTTCTTCATTACAACCTTCAACTGGACAAGAATCAAACGCAGACAATGCTATTGGAACTATTCCTGCAGCTGCTGAAGTATCACATCCTAAACTTCTTCGTACTACTCCTGTAGACTCTAAAATACAAG ATGAGCCAATAtatgatgatgaagaaatcataaaaaaattaaaaatacatgaacataacactataaataatacaaatatgctaaagagaaaaaaggacAGATCCAAAACTATTATAGAAGTACATATGGAAGTACTTGAGGCATTCAGAAATGAAGAATgggaatttaaaaaaggtgAATTTTTAGCAATATGTCTAGAAGCatacaaatatgaaaaacataGATCCTATcctaatttaataaatggtgatcaaatggaaaatattaaatatagcaATGGTattgaggaaaaaaaaattatatggaaTAAATGGATAGAAAAGCATAGAAATCTttctgaaaaattgaaaaaagaagattggtttaataatttgaaaaatgaatggaaaaaagaaaaagctaagttaaaagaaatagaaaaattaaaatatatatcttcaaACGAAAATCAAAAATGTTCACATttagaaagagaaaaagatgCATGGAGAGAGTGGATATCAAACAATGGTAAAATTGTAGAACACTATCTGGAAAAGGACTGGTTTAAAGGATTAACAAATGAatttgataatatattagatgaatatgaaaatgaagaaacTGAAAATAGAGTAtcactaataaatatagaagaaaTGGTACATAACAAAAGTTGcgaagaattatatatgtatattaaaaaaaaattattatcaaaatTGTGTGTACTTGTATTTATGACAATATTAGAGGAAtgcaaaaaagagaaaaatgtagaaaataaGGAATCATATTTAGACAGTTCAATAAATGAATGtaattcagaaaaaaattcAGATAGGAAATATCACATTATAGAAAATGGTgttgaaaaggaaaaaaaggttTTGGAAAATAGTGAAAATACTGAAATTTTTGattataaggaaaaaaataattttacagaTGAAATAAAGGATTGGATAGGAGAAGATGATACACATGTAAATTCTATATAA